Genomic segment of Salvia hispanica cultivar TCC Black 2014 chromosome 2, UniMelb_Shisp_WGS_1.0, whole genome shotgun sequence:
AAACAAAAGCTCTTACAAACTTTGCAAATAGAAGCTTGACTAAGTTGGAATTATTGCGCACAATGCTTTAGCCTGGCTTTCTGATACCAAAAACAAAGCAgatcttttttgttttgaatttgttataGCCGTAGCCGTGTACATAAAAAATTTTCTGAATAGTAAGATTCACAGTGGAGATCCACTCAAATCACCAAGAGAATAGTCTAATCAAGAACTTTGCGTACCTTAAGGCGCTGGGAAAGATCTTTGAAACCTTGCACAAGTTGAGGCCACAATCGTTCTCTTTTGGAGCTTTCCATGCCTTCTAGTTTTGCTATTGATTCTGCCCACATGATCTGGCAGTTCAAACTATTTTACCGGACTTACAAAATAGCCTCCAAAAATACATTTACAACTGATAATAATATGATGCAAATTTAAACTAAACTCACATCTGATACACCAGCAGGCTTTGACCTGTACTGAGGTTCAGTCACACTAAACAACAGATGCTGCAAAATCAACAAAGATCTTGATAAGTATCCGAATCAGAAAGAGCTCAATTTCAGAGTTAGCTTCTTGAATTGGTAGATACAAATTGCTAAGATCATTCTTCTAGTCTTAAGATTCGAATCGTCGAGCTAAAAATGATGGTCTTACGCCTAAAGAGTCCAATACATCCCTAGGCAACTATTTGCTCATCTGTTACAATCCCACACAACAGAATTCAAAGCAGATTTACTGGCATATTCTCGATTTCAGCACAACGCTGATTAACAAGAAATTCATTATGCTCTAGGTAAACCTTGAAACCCGCTTCACAATCTGTTCAGACAGCAATGTAAAGAATGACAATTCATTAACGCCCCACCACCCCTAGCatttaaaaactaaatcaCATTCGCAGGACAGGTATTGTATTGGCATTTGTAACAGAAGATATGTTCATAGTTAAGTAAGACAATGCTGAGAAGttccaaaagaagaaattaatCAGACAATtgttcaaaaatcaaattcagaTGGTTTCAATACTTAGAAAAGAGCAGCGTTGGAAAGAACTACAAACCGGACCTTAAATTCATACTTAAGGTTCCCAGGCTCTTCTTTGTATGCATCCACAATCGCCTGTAGAGACAACATGGAGCGATCAACATTAACATACGTTCGAATACAATCAATTAGGATTACatattaaaatgattattacTTGAATATCGCGATCGGCTAGAGAAAACGGAAGAGGAGCAACTGGGGCCATCTGAGTAGTCAATTGCTGATTCATGAAATTGGTTGAAGGAGCATTATTGAAAAGAGTTGGCTGTTGCTGTTGCTGCGCTGAATTAAACGGCGTGGTGAAGCCGAAGGGGCTCTGCTGTTGTTGCGGCTGAGGCGTCTGAAACAGCGACGGAGTTTGCTGCTGAGGCGTCTGAAACAGCGGTTGAgtttgctgctgctgctgagGCGTCTGAAACAGCGACGGAGTTTGCTGCTGCTGAGGTTGGGATTGTTGCGAAAATGGTGTGGAGAAGAGCGATGAACCGAACGCCGGAGTTGAAGGCGTGCCGAATGCGGGAGTGGATGAAGGGGTGGCGAAGGCCGAGGAGGAAGACTGAGCTCCGAACATCATTGGGGGATGGTTGCGGAACCCTAGATTCAGATATTGGGAATTTGTGAATGCGGCGGTTGCCGCCGATAGACGCCGGCTTGGAGGGTTTTGAAGTTCGTTTACAAatcacaataataataaaaaatgattagaaattaatactactagtactactagaCGTTCCATTCGATTTACTCTTGCAAtttatgttttctattttctacaacttcattaactaaaaaaaaaactaaaaaatcatcaaaaaagatatatatgtacaaaaataaattcttataCTCctgctactccctccgtcccgtcAAAGTGAGACGTATACGTTTCTAGTACTTCATCCATCAGCAAAatggagtctcatttctttcttcGTCCATCAGCAAATAGAAGCCTCATTTCTTTCTggcacgtgttttaagaaaagtttgtGGTATATGAGTCTCGCTTGTATATATTACTCTCTCTGGTTATCATTTGAAAGAATCCTTCTGACTCAActtgagttttaagaaattagtatttgactttgtgaagaaaagtaagaaagaaaacggttggaatgtgagacccacttatagattttataatgGATTATGAGTGTAAAAAGttattagtagaatgtgggatTCGCATGCTAAAAGTGGAATAAAGTATATGGTTCTATAAATTGTTGACaaccaaaaatgacaaaatggctctttaaatggtggactgagggagtacttttaaatgaaatggaagGAGAAtcagttagtagaatgtgagccttattaccatttataatcaaaatgaaccgagactcctattcgcagaaTGACTGAAATAGAAAACcaggactcctatttgcgTATAGAGGGAGTACGTTCCAACATAagtgagacattttttttctgtgACAATAATTAACTTACTTTTCTCCCCCACTTTATCCTcttatctttctttctttattctcatcattattttattctccttttctcttttttactttactattaataatttaattaactaaacaTTACTACCTAAATTCAtattatcacaataaaaacGTCTCACTTAGACCATgacggagaaagtattatttatttgtgttattGTGCTTTACGATTGTCCTGATATCTCTTTTTGAGACTATCTACTTTTATGGATGTTGGTGTTGCTGACAACTATTATATGTCCTCTAGTTTATAAGTACACCacttattttctaattatgtcttttttattagtattatttatgtgTCCTATAAcgttaaacaattttttaaaatttatgatgataaaaatgagactataaaTGACGGACGAACGTAATATACTTTTCAAATACTCCCGCCGTCTCACATTAAAACCTATTCCATTCTCAATTTGCCAATTTCGGGAGTATAATTTACAATGAAAGAGATGATACAAACACGTACTCTAGTAGTCTAGTCCTAGTAATAGAAATTGGTCTGAATCTTATAGGAGTTGGAAGGCCAATGGTACTAAGTACAACATAAAGTtttatgtacattttttttggttacaATACACTGTATTGTTTAAAGAcgattagtagtataatttttttgtataagtCATGATTATTCGAACAGTATTAGACACTTGTTTTAGTACATGGTAGTACTTCTTTTCATACAAATTACTAACATCTTAGAACTTCTATAACATGCAAGTATGTTTTACTgtataaaaatagttcatatatatatagaaaaaaacaaaacattacCTTACTAGATCCGAACATATCTCCTGATGTATCTCCTCCAGTTGTATGAGCCATGCAAAAACACCTTTCATCTCCCCACACCCAAATGAACCCCACCGCTCACCGCCCGGTCCCCGGCTTCACCAGCCTTCGCAGCGCTGCCACCTGCTTCTTCATCTCCGTCCTCCTTCTCTACTCCATCTACTCCTCCACTTTCATCATCAACACCAAACACGACGACGACACTCTAATTAACTGCCCCCTCCAACCCCTCTCCGCCAAGCAAAATTTCCAACAATCCGACCACAACAACCCCTCCCCTCCACCACCGACCCCGCCCCCTCCTCAGAACACCACCCCCTTGGAGATCAAGCATGTCGTGTTCGGCATCGCGGCCTCTTCCAGCCTCTGGAACAAGCGGAAGGAGTACATCAAGCTGTGGTGGCGGCCGGAGGAGACTCGTGGGGTGGTGTGGCTCGACAAAGAGGTCACAATCTCCGAGGACGAATCCAAGAAGCTTCCTGAAATACGGATCTCTGAAGACACATCCAACTTCAACTACTCGAACAAGCAGGGGAGGAGATCTGCGCTGCGCATCTCGAGGATAGTGTCGGAGACGCTGAGGATAGGGATGAAGGAGGTCAGGTGGTTCGTGATGGGGGACGACGACACAGTGTTCGTGGTCGAGAACGTGTTGAGAGTGCTCTCCAAATACGACCACAACGAGTTTTATTACATCGGGAGCTCGTCTGAGAGCCACGTGCAGAACATATTCTTCTCGTACGCGATGGCCTATGGCGGAGGGGGCTTCGCCATAAGCTACCCGCTCGCTAAGGAACTCGAGAGGATGCAGGATAGCTGCATCCAACGCTACCCGGGATTGTATGGCAGCGATGACCGCATCCACGCCTGCATGGCCGAGCTAGGCGTCCCTCTCACCAAAGAACCTGGCTTTCACCAGGTACCTgcatattgtccgctttgggctAAACTCTCGCAGTTTTATTCTTGTGTGCAACTTTATTAATACTAGAATGGGATAGCTGTTATATATTATTTGCAACTTTACTTATTCTTGATGCAGTATGATGTGTATGGAAACCTACTGGGGCTGCTGGGGGCGCACCCAGTGGCTCCATTAGTATCGCTCCACCACTTGGACGTGGTGGACCCGATATTCCCGGGGCTGAGCAGGGTGGAGGGGCTGCAGAGGCTGCTGGAGTCAGTGGAGAAGGACTCCTCCAGCATAATCCAGCAGTCGTTCTGCTACGACAAGGACAAGTACTGGAGCATATCGGTGTCGTGGGGGTACGTGGTTCAGGTGATGCGAGGCATCATATCGCCACGAGAGCTGGAGATGCCAACCAGAACCTTCCTCAACTGGTACAAGAGAGCAGACTATAAAGGCTACGCCTTCAATACGAGGCCGGTTGCCCGCCACCCCTGCCAGAAGCCATTCCTCTTCTACCTCTCCTCCCTCAGCTACGACGACAAGCGAAGACAGATAGTAGGCGTGTACAACCGCCACAACGAGTCCCACCCTTCCTGCCGCTGGAAGAGCGACTCTCCTGACAAGCTCAACACCGTTATTGTCTTGAAAAGGTCAGACGGCGACAGGTGGCTCAGGGTaagtattataatattaaaggTTGATCAAATTTCAGTTTGTGGTGTTGACGGATTGTTTGTGTTAGCAGTCGCCGAGAAGGGACTGCTGCAGGGTTTTGCCGTCGAGAAGGGTTTCGGTTATGTATTTGTGGGTGGGGAATTGCAGATCAGGTGAGATTAACgaattgtagtagtatttcaaCTTTTAATGGCTACAGAAGCAATCAACTGCATTCATGTAGTAGTAaagttttctaattttatctGTAAAATCTAAAATGTAAACGTATACTAGATTGCAAAAGTGCttatatgatttaattatagcAGAAACATCTGTGAATCCAATTTATGAgatattctctctactttgttttttttcagttcataaaatcaaatttgaggtaaaattatttatctataCTACACTACTAAGAAACATTTTAGCTTGCGGATCAATTCACGAATAACAAGCTCCGTAGTTATGAATTGTAagcaatatatatacatggtCAATTCATGACTAAAGAATTTTCTGGTTGTAAATGAAGTAGtattatggagtactactaataatgaTAGTGGAGTAATATTTCAAGAGTGActagtttttattattattaataacaaCTAGTATTACACATGTTCATAGattaagatattttaaaacattgatttTACATCgtaaactaatttataaaatatatcaaaattgtaaacaaaataactataaattatacaactaaaaaataccataaatttaaaatagttaataacaaattataaatttaaaatagttaataACCAATTATAAT
This window contains:
- the LOC125203967 gene encoding nuclear pore complex protein NUP54-like isoform X2, which codes for MMFGAQSSSSAFATPSSTPAFGTPSTPAFGSSLFSTPFSQQSQPQQQQTPSLFQTPQQQQQTQPLFQTPQPQQQQSPFGFTTPFNSAQQQQQPTLFNNAPSTNFMNQQLTTQMAPVAPLPFSLADRDIQAIVDAYKEEPGNLKYEFKHLLFSVTEPQYRSKPAGVSDIMWAESIAKLEGMESSKRERLWPQLVQGFKDLSQRLKLQDEVILSDSERLKLTQSNVKMLQRHFQADTLPWIQKMQQKEQVLQRRLLRAMRIIEALEGKGCRVPLMKGEVELAEKLAATTRQLKGSGAELSRRVQNLLMVSRLQADSLIGSSMYLPGSTKIHEQSLSDMQEVLQRQTEAIARLGNVLKRDVRDMEIIMAEDTDTEMTQQD
- the LOC125203967 gene encoding nuclear pore complex protein NUP54-like isoform X3; the encoded protein is MMFGAQSSSSAFATPSSTPAFGTPSTPAFGSSLFSTPFSQQSQPQQQQTPSLFQTPQQQQQTQSLFQTPQPQQQQSPFGFTTPFNSAQQQQQPTLFNNAPSTNFMNQQLTTQMAPVAPLPFSLADRDIQAIVDAYKEEPGNLKYEFKHLLFSVTEPQYRSKPAGVSDIMWAESIAKLEGMESSKRERLWPQLVQGFKDLSQRLKLQDEVILSDSERLKLTQSNVKMLQRHFQADTLPWIQKMQQKEQVLQRRLLRAMRIIEALEGKGCRVPLMKGEVELAEKLAATTRQLKGSGAELSRRVQNLLMVSRLQADSLIGSSMYLPGSTKIHEQSLSDMQEVLQRQTEAIARLGNVLKRDVRDMEIIMAEDTDTEMTQQD
- the LOC125203967 gene encoding nuclear pore complex protein NUP54-like isoform X1; amino-acid sequence: MMFGAQSSSSAFATPSSTPAFGTPSTPAFGSSLFSTPFSQQSQPQQQQTPSLFQTPQQQQQTQPLFQTPQQQTPSLFQTPQPQQQQSPFGFTTPFNSAQQQQQPTLFNNAPSTNFMNQQLTTQMAPVAPLPFSLADRDIQAIVDAYKEEPGNLKYEFKHLLFSVTEPQYRSKPAGVSDIMWAESIAKLEGMESSKRERLWPQLVQGFKDLSQRLKLQDEVILSDSERLKLTQSNVKMLQRHFQADTLPWIQKMQQKEQVLQRRLLRAMRIIEALEGKGCRVPLMKGEVELAEKLAATTRQLKGSGAELSRRVQNLLMVSRLQADSLIGSSMYLPGSTKIHEQSLSDMQEVLQRQTEAIARLGNVLKRDVRDMEIIMAEDTDTEMTQQD
- the LOC125206349 gene encoding uncharacterized protein LOC125206349 yields the protein MNPTAHRPVPGFTSLRSAATCFFISVLLLYSIYSSTFIINTKHDDDTLINCPLQPLSAKQNFQQSDHNNPSPPPPTPPPPQNTTPLEIKHVVFGIAASSSLWNKRKEYIKLWWRPEETRGVVWLDKEVTISEDESKKLPEIRISEDTSNFNYSNKQGRRSALRISRIVSETLRIGMKEVRWFVMGDDDTVFVVENVLRVLSKYDHNEFYYIGSSSESHVQNIFFSYAMAYGGGGFAISYPLAKELERMQDSCIQRYPGLYGSDDRIHACMAELGVPLTKEPGFHQYDVYGNLLGLLGAHPVAPLVSLHHLDVVDPIFPGLSRVEGLQRLLESVEKDSSSIIQQSFCYDKDKYWSISVSWGYVVQVMRGIISPRELEMPTRTFLNWYKRADYKGYAFNTRPVARHPCQKPFLFYLSSLSYDDKRRQIVGVYNRHNESHPSCRWKSDSPDKLNTVIVLKRSDGDRWLRSPRRDCCRVLPSRRVSVMYLWVGNCRSGEINEL